One genomic window of Desmospora activa DSM 45169 includes the following:
- a CDS encoding dihydrofolate reductase family protein, translating into MGNIVLTMQMSLDGIVSNEDQWMMLSEEIFEDYLEYYNTVETIVVGGNTYSSMAQYWQQAEMSSNSLERAIAQRINDLPKVVISRSKVDLIWRNSQQIIVKDDDSVARELENLKKHAKTISVESGVKTWQRLIQSDLFDELWVLIHPVVASQGERLFALANKQFSMRLSSTKTYQNGVVGLYYQK; encoded by the coding sequence TTGGGTAATATTGTTTTGACCATGCAAATGTCACTGGACGGTATTGTTTCAAATGAAGACCAGTGGATGATGTTAAGTGAAGAGATTTTCGAAGATTACCTTGAATATTACAATACGGTAGAAACGATTGTTGTCGGAGGGAATACCTATTCTTCAATGGCACAGTATTGGCAACAGGCGGAAATGTCGTCCAATTCATTGGAACGTGCGATTGCCCAACGGATAAACGATCTTCCTAAAGTTGTGATCTCTCGCTCTAAAGTGGATTTAATTTGGAGGAATTCACAGCAAATCATTGTAAAAGATGATGATTCTGTCGCTCGTGAATTGGAAAATCTAAAAAAACATGCAAAAACAATTTCGGTTGAAAGTGGAGTAAAAACATGGCAACGATTAATCCAAAGCGACCTTTTTGATGAGCTGTGGGTGCTTATCCACCCTGTGGTCGCTTCCCAAGGTGAGCGGTTGTTTGCTCTTGCTAACAAGCAGTTTTCCATGCGTTTAAGCAGTACGAAAACGTATCAGAACGGTGTGGTTGGATTGTATTATCAGAAATGA
- a CDS encoding PucR family transcriptional regulator, whose product MELKRLLQLACFANAHVVAGYSGITRRVKNVNMMDAPDIMNYLKPGELLLTTAYSIKENESELEKLVEFMAAHGCAGLGIKTKRYWDNIPNHIIEIGNRVELPIIELPLTPSLGELVNQALSCILEKETRELTDALNTQRQLTSSMLKGKGLQTIVRQLSTVLDKPVLIVDEYGDQDVSSNPPAPQISFSLKLHLLQYGQAEASYNGMGSFSFLKTANQDRQTVSIFPIPTVMPRKRYMVVFGWVSPADTTTLLVIEQSAQIIAFAYMKQHAVQERIRNTKNQFFNELLQEKIPTKQEVIRRGKEFQLHLDQDYICAVGQIDPYSLPSSSENGELFQHKTVYEHMEWRLKQAERQGIIFEAENRIGILYPLKADEQESEAAFIEILCSIQQHLLDLFGISVSFGVSPSTRDMLDIVKVYREAIDALSGGYRSKKCRFIQLYRIRQLTELLRMIPRKHLEDYYKNTLTGLVDKKGGKKEELLMTLAVYLENHCQIAKSAKQLYIHENTVKYRLQKCEKMLGRSLKEPDEMLRLRMAIVIRDLLKPS is encoded by the coding sequence ATGGAACTAAAACGATTACTACAATTGGCGTGTTTTGCAAATGCCCATGTCGTAGCTGGCTATAGCGGTATTACAAGGCGAGTAAAAAATGTGAATATGATGGATGCTCCCGATATCATGAACTATCTGAAGCCGGGAGAGCTGCTATTAACAACGGCTTATTCGATAAAAGAGAACGAAAGCGAATTGGAAAAATTGGTGGAATTTATGGCGGCACATGGTTGCGCCGGTCTGGGAATCAAGACGAAACGCTATTGGGACAACATCCCTAACCACATTATTGAGATAGGGAACCGGGTGGAGTTACCCATCATTGAATTACCGTTGACCCCTTCTTTGGGAGAATTGGTAAACCAAGCACTCAGTTGTATTTTGGAAAAGGAGACGCGTGAATTAACCGATGCTCTCAACACCCAGCGCCAACTGACATCATCGATGCTAAAAGGTAAAGGGTTGCAAACGATTGTGCGGCAGCTATCGACGGTATTGGACAAGCCGGTGTTGATTGTAGATGAATACGGTGACCAGGATGTTTCTTCCAATCCGCCGGCACCCCAGATCAGCTTCTCACTAAAGTTGCATCTCCTTCAGTACGGCCAAGCGGAGGCGTCTTACAACGGAATGGGGTCATTTTCTTTCCTAAAAACGGCAAATCAGGATCGGCAAACGGTATCGATTTTCCCGATTCCAACGGTAATGCCGAGGAAAAGGTATATGGTCGTCTTCGGTTGGGTCTCTCCTGCGGATACGACAACATTGCTGGTGATTGAACAATCCGCCCAAATTATTGCATTTGCGTATATGAAACAGCACGCCGTGCAGGAACGTATTCGTAATACAAAAAATCAATTTTTTAACGAACTTTTGCAAGAAAAAATCCCGACAAAACAGGAAGTGATCCGAAGGGGAAAGGAATTTCAACTGCATTTGGATCAGGATTATATTTGTGCAGTTGGTCAGATTGATCCATATTCCTTGCCGTCTTCCAGCGAAAATGGAGAGTTATTTCAGCATAAAACCGTCTATGAACATATGGAGTGGAGGTTAAAGCAGGCGGAAAGGCAAGGGATCATATTTGAGGCGGAAAATCGGATCGGAATTTTGTATCCGCTAAAAGCCGACGAGCAGGAGAGTGAAGCGGCGTTTATCGAAATATTGTGTTCGATTCAACAACATTTGTTGGACCTGTTCGGGATTTCAGTCTCATTTGGTGTTAGTCCCAGTACCCGAGATATGTTGGATATCGTAAAAGTATACCGTGAGGCTATAGACGCATTATCAGGGGGCTATCGTTCAAAGAAGTGTCGGTTTATACAGCTTTATCGAATTCGGCAATTGACAGAGCTATTGCGCATGATTCCGCGAAAACATTTGGAAGATTACTATAAAAATACGCTAACAGGATTGGTGGATAAAAAGGGGGGTAAGAAAGAAGAGTTATTGATGACTCTGGCGGTATATCTGGAGAATCATTGTCAGATCGCCAAGTCGGCAAAGCAGTTATATATTCATGAGAATACGGTTAAGTACCGCTTGCAAAAATGCGAAAAAATGTTGGGGCGATCTCTGAAAGAGCCGGATGAAATGTTGCGTCTGCGGATGGCGATTGTGATTCGAGATTTGTTAAAACCCTCGTGA
- a CDS encoding PLP-dependent aminotransferase family protein has translation MKKYLSIMAEVEQWIQRGRYAPGSKLPSIRKMANMFQCSTSTVIRAFAELEKNHVIYSIAQSGHYVVEKKKESPKEDKGIDFSAASPDLDIFPYLDFQHCLNQAIDRYKYNLFTYGDSHGLKALRDVLVSHLWAMQVFTSADGIFITSGSQQALMILSTMQFPAEKKTILVEQPSYDIYLKYLKHENIPMIGIARDETGIDLNELEYRFKHDNIKFFYTMPRSQNPLGTSYNLEQRKAIASLAHKYDVYIVEDDYIADLNQDQRYDPIYTYDQSSHVIYLKSFSKIIFPGLRLGVVVLPESLRQRFHAYKKFSDIDTSALSQAALAIYIKNGMFEKHRYKIRALYAKRMEVLHQCLAPYWRKGLVQSAPVDSGIFKTIKLPVETNLKKLVNELKLSNILVVPGEGFYLPDYREKVKFIRLSIARAQEEEIAFGVDKIIHYIKRYR, from the coding sequence ATGAAAAAATATTTGTCCATTATGGCCGAGGTGGAACAATGGATACAGCGTGGCCGTTATGCACCGGGAAGCAAACTTCCTTCCATCCGAAAAATGGCCAATATGTTTCAATGCAGCACCAGCACGGTGATTCGCGCTTTTGCGGAGTTGGAGAAGAATCATGTTATCTACTCGATTGCCCAAAGCGGTCACTATGTTGTTGAAAAGAAAAAGGAGTCACCAAAAGAAGATAAGGGTATTGATTTTTCGGCGGCCTCCCCGGATTTGGATATCTTTCCTTATTTGGATTTTCAGCATTGCCTCAATCAAGCGATCGACCGATACAAATACAATCTGTTCACATATGGCGATTCACACGGTTTAAAAGCACTGCGGGATGTCCTTGTTTCGCATCTTTGGGCGATGCAGGTGTTTACTTCCGCTGATGGAATATTTATTACATCCGGTTCTCAACAAGCGCTGATGATTTTATCCACGATGCAGTTTCCCGCTGAAAAAAAGACGATACTGGTGGAGCAGCCCAGCTATGATATCTATTTGAAGTATTTAAAACATGAAAATATACCGATGATCGGCATTGCCAGAGATGAGACTGGAATTGATTTAAATGAACTGGAGTATCGCTTTAAGCATGATAACATTAAATTTTTTTACACCATGCCGCGATCGCAAAACCCGCTGGGCACTTCTTATAATCTTGAACAAAGAAAAGCGATTGCCTCATTGGCTCACAAATACGATGTGTATATTGTTGAAGACGACTATATCGCGGATTTAAATCAGGATCAACGCTATGATCCCATTTATACCTATGACCAATCGTCCCATGTCATCTACCTAAAAAGCTTCTCTAAAATTATTTTTCCCGGATTGCGGCTTGGCGTTGTTGTTCTACCGGAATCCCTCCGGCAACGGTTTCATGCATATAAGAAGTTTTCGGATATCGATACATCTGCCCTATCCCAGGCCGCTCTAGCCATATATATCAAAAACGGCATGTTTGAAAAACACCGGTACAAAATAAGGGCTTTATATGCAAAAAGGATGGAGGTTTTGCATCAGTGCTTGGCTCCTTATTGGCGTAAGGGTTTGGTACAGTCTGCACCTGTGGACTCCGGTATTTTTAAAACAATTAAGCTCCCAGTGGAAACAAACCTAAAAAAGCTTGTTAACGAACTAAAATTAAGCAATATCCTGGTGGTGCCGGGAGAAGGTTTTTACTTACCCGACTATCGGGAGAAAGTTAAATTTATTCGACTTAGTATTGCCAGAGCTCAGGAGGAGGAAATCGCCTTTGGAGTTGATAAAATCATTCATTACATTAAACGATATCGATAA
- a CDS encoding M20 family metallo-hydrolase encodes MINRNRISDRINQLAQIGKSADGGVTRIAFSKEDQQAHNLVANWMKEAGLHVRIDRAGNLIGCLPGRNPTAPPVLIGSHLDTVINGGRFDGTIGVIAGLEIAQHLLEEKDLLPLPLEVIAFRDEEGVRFGSGLFGSRAMAGNLVKNEMDKVDLHNVSRKEVLEEAGLQPDLLPEAQRTDPITAYFEIHIEQGPLLEQRNIPIGIVTGIAGCIRLLLEFTGTAGHAGTVPMHLRKDALLVACETALAVDDLMRQYQVTSLVGTVGSLQAYPGAVNTIAGKATITVDIRDLDSSRLQHAVNRIKDFTQRIADTRGLQLKLQETLRTSPTLCSNALNDILKTTAQEMETPHIEMMSGAGHDAQAMAQICDMGMILIRCNDGLSHHPQEYADMDDIEIGVRLLEKAIKAYCRNFRFHMASS; translated from the coding sequence TTGATCAACCGCAATCGGATCAGCGACCGCATCAATCAACTGGCTCAAATCGGAAAAAGCGCCGATGGAGGAGTCACCCGCATCGCATTTTCAAAAGAAGACCAACAGGCCCACAACCTCGTTGCTAACTGGATGAAAGAAGCCGGGTTACATGTCCGTATCGATCGCGCCGGAAACCTAATTGGATGTCTTCCCGGAAGAAACCCCACAGCTCCTCCCGTCTTGATCGGTTCTCATCTTGATACCGTCATCAACGGCGGCCGCTTTGACGGCACCATCGGCGTGATCGCCGGGTTGGAAATCGCTCAGCACTTGCTGGAAGAAAAGGACTTGCTCCCCCTCCCCTTGGAGGTGATTGCTTTTCGCGATGAAGAGGGGGTACGCTTTGGAAGCGGGTTATTTGGCAGCCGGGCAATGGCGGGCAACCTCGTCAAAAACGAAATGGACAAGGTTGATCTTCACAACGTGTCACGAAAAGAGGTATTGGAGGAAGCAGGGCTACAGCCGGATTTATTACCGGAGGCACAGAGAACTGATCCAATAACTGCCTATTTTGAAATCCATATTGAACAAGGCCCTTTGCTGGAACAAAGGAATATACCAATCGGAATTGTTACCGGCATTGCGGGATGCATTCGTCTACTACTCGAATTCACCGGCACAGCCGGCCATGCCGGTACTGTTCCCATGCACCTTCGTAAAGATGCACTGTTGGTGGCTTGTGAAACCGCGCTCGCAGTGGATGATCTGATGCGACAGTATCAAGTCACTTCCTTGGTCGGCACTGTCGGTTCCTTACAAGCATATCCCGGAGCCGTTAATACGATCGCCGGCAAGGCGACCATAACAGTGGATATCCGCGATCTCGACTCTTCCCGTCTGCAACATGCCGTCAATCGAATCAAAGATTTCACCCAACGGATAGCCGACACACGGGGCCTTCAACTCAAACTGCAAGAAACCTTGCGCACATCCCCCACTCTCTGTAGCAATGCTCTCAACGATATCTTAAAAACGACGGCACAAGAAATGGAGACCCCCCATATCGAAATGATGAGCGGCGCAGGGCATGACGCTCAAGCAATGGCGCAAATATGTGATATGGGTATGATCCTGATCCGTTGTAACGACGGGCTCAGTCACCATCCCCAGGAGTATGCGGATATGGATGATATCGAAATCGGGGTACGTTTGCTGGAAAAAGCGATCAAAGCGTACTGTCGCAACTTTCGCTTCCACATGGCTTCTTCATGA
- a CDS encoding UDP-glucose dehydrogenase family protein — protein sequence MNITVIGTGYVGLVTAAGLAELGHHVIGADIAAEKVATLNAGGMPLWEPGLQEILHRSRHNGLIRFSDDIPAAIRASQVYFIAVGTPEAADGSADLRQVERAIDDIGKHGRSDGVVVVKSTVPPGTGDALEKRLQQKWERSDLQVVSNPEFLRQGNAVADFFHPDRIVVGASSPAACEVMAQIYERLDAPLQTCDRRSAEMIKYASNAFLAMKISYINMVANLCDHLDADVDAVAQGMGSDPRIGSAFLRPGAGYGGSCFPKDTQAFITMGKQIQVPMPLVEAAVAINRNRPRDLLQRLVKEWGGLHRRKLGIWGLTFKPMSDDLREAPSIPFCRLALDAGATVAAYDPLIGRDYPVKDVHLYSDPYQVAALSDAVVLMTEWPEFRQLDWERVMKGRKSLLLLDGRNQFSLEEMKQVTHRWPLTYLSVGRPRLNPGKQPQSTIKH from the coding sequence GTGAACATTACCGTGATCGGGACAGGCTATGTAGGGCTGGTGACGGCGGCGGGGTTGGCAGAGCTGGGGCATCATGTGATCGGAGCGGATATTGCAGCAGAGAAAGTCGCCACCCTCAATGCCGGGGGGATGCCCTTATGGGAACCGGGTTTACAGGAGATTTTGCATCGTTCCAGGCATAACGGTCTCATTCGCTTCAGTGACGATATCCCAGCTGCGATTCGAGCGAGTCAAGTTTATTTTATTGCAGTGGGTACACCGGAAGCGGCTGATGGCAGTGCCGATTTGCGACAAGTGGAGCGAGCGATTGATGATATTGGCAAGCATGGTCGCTCTGACGGGGTGGTAGTAGTTAAAAGTACGGTTCCCCCCGGAACCGGAGATGCCCTGGAAAAGAGGCTACAGCAGAAGTGGGAACGAAGCGATCTTCAGGTGGTCTCCAATCCTGAATTTTTACGCCAGGGCAATGCCGTGGCTGACTTTTTTCATCCAGATCGGATTGTTGTAGGAGCATCTTCTCCTGCTGCCTGTGAAGTGATGGCGCAAATCTACGAACGATTGGACGCACCATTACAAACCTGCGACAGGCGTAGTGCGGAAATGATCAAATACGCCTCCAATGCTTTTTTAGCGATGAAGATCTCCTATATCAATATGGTTGCCAATCTGTGTGATCACCTCGATGCAGATGTGGATGCCGTCGCTCAAGGCATGGGTTCCGATCCCCGTATCGGGTCCGCTTTTCTTCGTCCGGGAGCCGGGTATGGAGGTTCTTGTTTTCCAAAGGATACCCAAGCTTTTATTACGATGGGCAAACAGATACAAGTGCCGATGCCGTTGGTGGAGGCGGCAGTTGCGATAAACCGAAATCGCCCTAGGGATTTGTTGCAACGATTAGTAAAAGAGTGGGGTGGATTGCACCGCCGCAAACTCGGCATCTGGGGGTTGACGTTTAAACCGATGTCCGACGATTTGCGAGAAGCGCCTTCCATTCCTTTTTGCCGCTTGGCGCTGGACGCAGGAGCTACGGTCGCGGCATATGATCCGCTCATCGGCAGAGATTATCCCGTCAAAGATGTTCACCTCTATTCGGATCCGTATCAAGTGGCGGCGCTCTCAGATGCGGTGGTGCTGATGACGGAGTGGCCGGAATTTCGTCAGTTGGATTGGGAACGAGTGATGAAAGGTAGAAAATCGTTGCTCCTGCTCGATGGCAGGAATCAGTTTTCCTTGGAGGAAATGAAACAGGTGACACATCGGTGGCCACTCACTTATCTATCGGTGGGAAGGCCGCGATTAAATCCAGGTAAGCAGCCGCAGTCGACGATAAAACACTGA
- the ssuC gene encoding aliphatic sulfonate ABC transporter permease SsuC — MKNRQPFKSVDSLIPWIVPLVLILLWQLLAQAGLISNRTLPEPTKVIEAALLLAQSGELFQYIGDSTLRALTGLLVGGGIGLILGFLNGLFPIAEKLLDTTVQMLRNIPHLALIPLAILWFGIGEEAKLFLVALGVFFPIYLNTFHGIRSVDPGLIEMGKVYGLKGFSLYRRVILPGALPSILVGLRFSLGVMWLTLIVAETISSDSGIGYMAMNAREFMQMDIVLVSILLYALLGKLADLLAKVLENHCLRWQAGRL; from the coding sequence ATCAAAAACCGGCAGCCGTTCAAGTCCGTCGATTCGCTGATTCCATGGATCGTTCCCTTGGTATTGATCCTCCTGTGGCAGCTTCTTGCCCAGGCCGGATTAATTTCCAATCGCACACTGCCGGAACCGACAAAAGTGATCGAAGCAGCCCTGCTGCTGGCACAGTCAGGAGAGCTTTTCCAATACATCGGCGACAGCACCCTACGAGCTTTGACGGGATTGTTGGTTGGCGGAGGTATCGGATTAATCCTAGGATTTCTCAATGGTCTCTTTCCCATCGCAGAAAAATTACTGGACACGACCGTGCAAATGTTGCGCAATATCCCTCACTTGGCCTTGATCCCCCTCGCCATTTTATGGTTTGGGATCGGCGAAGAAGCCAAGCTCTTTCTAGTCGCATTAGGAGTCTTTTTTCCCATCTACTTAAATACCTTCCACGGCATTCGCTCCGTTGATCCCGGATTGATCGAAATGGGAAAAGTATATGGATTAAAAGGATTCTCCCTATACCGTAGAGTGATTCTACCTGGGGCGCTGCCGTCCATCCTGGTCGGTCTCCGGTTTTCCCTTGGCGTGATGTGGCTCACATTGATCGTCGCTGAAACCATCTCATCCGATTCAGGGATTGGCTATATGGCGATGAACGCTCGTGAATTTATGCAAATGGACATTGTGCTGGTCAGCATTTTATTGTATGCCTTGCTTGGAAAATTAGCCGATCTCTTGGCGAAGGTTTTAGAAAACCACTGCCTCCGCTGGCAAGCCGGCCGTTTATGA
- a CDS encoding ABC transporter ATP-binding protein, whose product MSEITVGGLEIKGLQKRFGKRQVLENIDLSIRPGQFTTIVGESGCGKSTFLRLLAGLETPTEGTIIQDGKPVTAHNTATRMMFQDSRLLPWETISDNVKLGITAHPTTAEEEALNMLKLVGLEEYKDEWPSVLSGGQRQRVALARALVSRPRVLLLDEPLGALDALTRIGMQELIEQLWQRQRFTALLVTHDATEAVALADRVILLKKGQVALDLPINLPRPRPRGSAKFSALVETILDHILDRPEKLQNSIL is encoded by the coding sequence ATGAGTGAGATTACGGTAGGCGGCCTGGAAATCAAAGGGCTGCAGAAACGATTTGGAAAACGGCAAGTCCTGGAGAATATCGATTTATCGATCCGCCCCGGTCAATTTACGACCATCGTCGGTGAATCCGGCTGTGGAAAAAGCACATTCCTCCGTCTGCTGGCCGGATTGGAGACACCGACAGAGGGAACGATTATACAAGACGGCAAACCAGTTACAGCACACAACACAGCAACTCGTATGATGTTTCAAGACTCACGCCTTCTCCCCTGGGAAACGATTTCTGACAATGTAAAACTGGGCATAACCGCGCATCCGACAACCGCAGAGGAAGAGGCTCTCAACATGTTGAAACTGGTGGGCCTAGAGGAATATAAGGATGAATGGCCTTCCGTTCTCTCCGGTGGTCAACGTCAGCGGGTCGCATTAGCCCGTGCCCTCGTCAGTCGGCCCCGGGTTCTGTTATTGGATGAACCGCTGGGAGCCCTGGACGCCCTCACTCGAATCGGCATGCAAGAACTGATCGAGCAGTTGTGGCAACGACAGCGATTTACCGCTCTCCTCGTCACCCACGATGCCACGGAAGCCGTTGCACTTGCCGATCGCGTCATTCTGTTAAAAAAGGGTCAGGTGGCACTGGATCTCCCCATCAACCTCCCCCGTCCACGTCCACGGGGGAGCGCCAAATTTTCCGCCCTGGTCGAAACCATCCTGGACCATATCCTCGATCGACCGGAAAAGCTTCAAAACTCAATCCTTTAG
- a CDS encoding M20 family metallo-hydrolase, producing the protein MLMQETTKRVEQLIRDLSRFNETPEKGITRRFLTSIDQEAKHYLIQHAQEQGLTVKEDAIGNIFCTLPGSNPDLPAVWTGSHVDAPLHGGMFDGVVGVVGALEALRLIREQDIARERNIIAVIFASEEPTRFGVGCLGSRALIGQLSETMLDDLVDQDGISLRQALIQQGRNPGAAVNSPADPKHIHKFVELHIEQGIVLEKLEKQIGIVTAIAAPADIRLQLYGVQGHAGATPMNLRKDAFAALGEISMALERLARQWNCVGTIGSVEVDPGTSNVIPGLVTCSIDIRGVETESFHSMLEKLHQEITNICSGRGIQFNWTLLSKDDPVQTDTKIVQSIESQCRTLGLSYHHMPSGAYHDSMIMAAISQVGMIFVPSRDGISHDHREWTNFEAIASGISVLTQTLIQLSQK; encoded by the coding sequence ATGCTTATGCAAGAAACCACCAAACGGGTGGAACAACTGATCCGCGATTTAAGCCGGTTTAATGAAACACCGGAAAAAGGGATTACTCGCCGTTTTCTCACCTCCATCGATCAAGAAGCCAAGCACTATCTCATCCAACATGCGCAAGAACAGGGTTTAACCGTTAAAGAGGATGCCATCGGCAATATCTTTTGCACCCTTCCCGGCAGTAACCCAGATTTACCTGCGGTATGGACCGGGTCCCATGTGGACGCCCCCCTGCACGGTGGGATGTTTGATGGTGTCGTCGGCGTTGTTGGTGCGCTGGAGGCGCTAAGGCTCATACGAGAACAGGATATTGCGCGAGAACGAAATATTATAGCAGTAATATTTGCGTCGGAGGAGCCGACTCGCTTTGGAGTGGGTTGTCTCGGCAGCCGTGCACTAATCGGGCAGCTTTCAGAAACGATGTTGGATGATCTTGTCGATCAAGATGGGATCAGCTTGCGCCAAGCCTTGATCCAACAAGGTCGAAACCCTGGGGCAGCCGTAAACAGCCCAGCAGATCCAAAGCATATCCATAAGTTTGTCGAACTCCATATTGAACAGGGTATCGTCCTGGAAAAACTAGAAAAGCAGATTGGAATTGTAACCGCCATCGCCGCTCCTGCCGATATTCGTTTGCAGCTTTATGGCGTACAGGGACATGCGGGAGCCACCCCCATGAATCTACGCAAAGATGCCTTTGCCGCCTTGGGAGAGATCAGTATGGCGTTGGAGCGACTCGCACGGCAATGGAACTGTGTCGGTACCATCGGCTCCGTAGAGGTCGATCCCGGAACGAGCAACGTCATTCCCGGACTTGTAACATGTAGTATCGATATTCGCGGTGTGGAAACCGAATCGTTCCATTCGATGTTGGAGAAGCTTCATCAGGAGATTACAAACATCTGCTCAGGAAGAGGTATTCAGTTTAATTGGACACTTTTGAGCAAAGACGACCCCGTTCAAACTGATACCAAAATCGTCCAATCGATTGAATCCCAATGTCGTACGCTAGGACTCAGCTATCACCATATGCCCAGTGGTGCTTACCACGACAGTATGATCATGGCGGCAATTTCCCAGGTAGGAATGATATTTGTACCTAGTCGGGATGGAATTAGCCATGATCATCGTGAATGGACCAATTTTGAAGCGATCGCCAGCGGGATATCCGTTTTAACCCAAACTTTGATACAGCTATCGCAAAAATAA
- a CDS encoding YfcC family protein, producing the protein MASGNKASSPSSQSRPDPEFTVNQLRIPHIYVILLGMIVLVALATFIIPAGEYDRIAGPEGREVIKPDSYQQVDSTPIGILQVMMVIPKGLLDAGEVVVFTLIIGGMFMVLRKTGIIQLGVNHLTHCFAQRSIWVIPVLMILFATIASFIGTPELSLVYVPVLLPLLLALGYDSMTAVAIALVATAAGFTGGLTNPVTIGLSQQIANLPLYSGAGFRLIVFIVMLSIGIGYVVQYAIKVKKDPSYSITYENDQVKREEIRTQQNQHKQQQGTPRQKAASVAAVIFFALLVYGVLIEGWFMMELSGLFLLMTIVVGVLAGLKSTKICEAFNEGLKSVLMAAFIIGMARGIAVMMQEGKIMDTVIYAFAQAVSFLPGTLTALGMLIVQSLFNFLVPSGSGQAVITMPIMAPLADLLGVTRQTAVLAFQFGDGISNIIYPTSGYFMATLALADVRWDRWVRFILPLLLMWVILAAIFITIAHAIQWGPF; encoded by the coding sequence ATGGCATCCGGTAACAAGGCCTCCTCTCCCTCCAGCCAATCTCGTCCTGACCCCGAATTTACAGTCAACCAACTGCGAATCCCCCATATTTACGTGATTTTATTGGGGATGATCGTTTTGGTTGCCCTCGCCACCTTTATCATCCCCGCCGGTGAGTATGATCGAATCGCGGGACCGGAAGGACGAGAAGTGATAAAACCCGATTCTTACCAGCAAGTGGATTCCACTCCCATCGGTATCTTGCAAGTAATGATGGTCATACCCAAAGGTTTGCTGGATGCAGGAGAAGTCGTCGTCTTTACGCTTATTATCGGCGGTATGTTTATGGTGCTAAGAAAAACCGGCATCATTCAACTAGGGGTCAATCACTTGACTCACTGCTTTGCCCAACGCAGCATTTGGGTTATTCCTGTATTGATGATTTTGTTCGCCACCATCGCTAGCTTTATCGGCACACCAGAACTGAGTCTGGTATATGTCCCTGTTTTATTGCCGCTGCTGTTGGCCTTGGGATATGACTCCATGACCGCAGTAGCTATCGCCCTGGTTGCCACTGCTGCAGGATTTACAGGGGGGCTTACCAACCCCGTTACAATCGGTCTTAGCCAGCAGATCGCCAACTTGCCTCTATATTCTGGCGCCGGTTTTCGGCTGATTGTTTTTATCGTCATGTTGTCCATTGGGATTGGTTATGTTGTTCAATACGCAATCAAAGTCAAAAAAGATCCCTCCTACAGCATTACTTATGAAAATGATCAGGTAAAAAGAGAAGAAATCCGGACACAACAAAACCAACATAAACAACAGCAAGGAACACCCCGACAAAAAGCGGCCTCTGTCGCCGCCGTCATCTTCTTCGCCCTGTTGGTTTACGGTGTCTTGATTGAAGGCTGGTTTATGATGGAATTGTCCGGTTTATTCTTGCTCATGACCATCGTCGTTGGAGTATTGGCCGGGTTGAAAAGCACCAAAATTTGTGAGGCCTTTAATGAAGGGCTGAAAAGCGTCTTAATGGCTGCTTTTATCATCGGTATGGCGCGTGGAATCGCGGTGATGATGCAAGAGGGAAAAATTATGGATACGGTTATCTATGCGTTCGCACAGGCGGTTTCATTTCTTCCAGGAACATTAACCGCCCTCGGTATGCTCATCGTGCAAAGTTTATTCAATTTTCTGGTCCCTTCCGGCAGTGGACAAGCGGTAATCACGATGCCGATTATGGCCCCTTTGGCCGATCTGCTGGGTGTAACTCGCCAGACCGCTGTACTCGCCTTTCAATTTGGTGACGGAATATCCAACATTATTTATCCTACATCCGGTTATTTTATGGCCACCTTGGCATTGGCTGATGTACGCTGGGATCGATGGGTTCGCTTCATTCTGCCGTTGCTGCTGATGTGGGTGATCTTGGCTGCCATTTTTATCACAATCGCTCACGCGATTCAATGGGGGCCGTTTTGA